The following proteins come from a genomic window of Methanocella sp.:
- a CDS encoding molybdopterin-dependent oxidoreductase, translating into MRRSGIAIVFIVMVIMAMSLGCTTEKKLSFNVKGQVDKPGTYDLNSYKDRFVTITAKLDGKVTHLPEANYTGVPLRTVLSDAGVKSGATNVTIRASDGYAQTFDLANVTANDNVILINDNDTVRVIARGFAGGMWVEQATELDVS; encoded by the coding sequence ATGAGGAGATCAGGAATCGCTATTGTATTTATCGTGATGGTCATTATGGCTATGTCGCTTGGATGCACGACTGAGAAGAAGCTGAGCTTTAACGTTAAGGGACAGGTAGATAAGCCCGGGACGTACGACCTGAACAGCTATAAGGACAGGTTCGTGACCATCACGGCGAAGCTTGACGGCAAGGTCACGCACCTGCCGGAGGCGAACTATACGGGCGTCCCGCTGAGGACAGTGCTCTCCGACGCCGGAGTGAAGAGCGGCGCTACGAACGTCACCATCAGGGCCTCCGACGGGTACGCCCAGACGTTCGACCTTGCCAACGTGACCGCTAACGATAACGTCATCCTCATCAACGACAACGACACGGTCCGCGTCATCGCCAGGGGCTTCGCGGGAGGCATGTGGGTAGAGCAGGCCACCGAGCTGGACGTATCCTGA
- a CDS encoding ECF transporter S component, protein MAPKYYFTTRDLLTVAILASLGGVMSTYVQYLANVINRLAGVPYGAGEIVAGLHIFWLVLMVAITKKPGAGVGGGLLKGLVEFLSGSSHGIFVVFISLLEGIFVEIGFWPFKKYPKLSYFTGGILGSFAYVLASQLLFNVYPNIFLLAAVGLLSIVSGAVFAGYFSVGIMDNLEEAGIVRREKKPEKKGFGFTATRVVAVILALLIVFSAIYYFALVRLKGDPLQFTVTGAVASPKDYYQPSYASEFVTINAKLDGAVTHLPAQNYTGLPVRYVLRDARVGAGAKTLDVVGSDGYTQSFNVSDIMDNDDLIIVQEDGHLRLVARGYPGQLWVDKMKMIKVY, encoded by the coding sequence ATGGCGCCAAAATACTATTTCACCACCAGGGACCTGCTCACGGTCGCCATCCTGGCGTCTCTGGGCGGCGTGATGTCGACGTACGTGCAGTACCTGGCTAACGTCATCAACCGCCTTGCAGGCGTGCCGTACGGCGCCGGCGAGATAGTGGCCGGCCTGCACATCTTCTGGCTCGTCCTGATGGTGGCCATCACAAAAAAACCCGGCGCCGGCGTCGGGGGAGGGCTTCTCAAGGGCTTAGTAGAATTCCTCTCCGGGAGCTCCCATGGCATCTTCGTCGTGTTCATCTCGCTCCTGGAGGGCATTTTCGTGGAGATCGGCTTCTGGCCGTTTAAGAAGTACCCGAAGCTCTCTTACTTTACCGGCGGTATCCTGGGCTCCTTCGCCTACGTGCTCGCGAGCCAGCTTCTGTTCAACGTCTACCCGAACATATTCCTGTTAGCCGCGGTCGGCCTGCTTTCCATCGTTTCAGGGGCGGTGTTCGCGGGATACTTCAGCGTGGGCATCATGGACAATCTCGAGGAAGCGGGCATCGTGCGCCGGGAGAAAAAGCCCGAGAAAAAGGGCTTCGGGTTCACGGCGACGAGGGTCGTCGCCGTCATCCTGGCGCTGCTCATCGTGTTCTCGGCGATATATTATTTTGCCCTGGTCCGGCTAAAGGGCGATCCGCTCCAGTTCACCGTGACCGGCGCAGTGGCGTCCCCGAAGGACTATTATCAGCCGTCCTACGCGTCGGAGTTCGTGACCATCAACGCGAAGCTCGACGGGGCCGTCACTCACCTGCCGGCCCAGAACTACACGGGGCTGCCCGTGCGGTACGTGCTCCGGGACGCCCGGGTAGGCGCCGGCGCGAAGACCCTGGACGTGGTCGGCTCCGACGGCTATACGCAGTCGTTCAACGTTTCCGATATCATGGACAACGACGACCTCATCATCGTCCAGGAGGACGGCCATCTGAGGCTGGTCGCCCGCGGGTATCCGGGTCAATTATGGGTCGATAAGATGAAAATGATAAAAGTGTATTGA
- the ccsA gene encoding cytochrome c biogenesis protein CcsA, producing MEEWLLWAGAAAFCVFALSTLLLKKGKIPSYISFAGCLLVIGALLLRWYTLGRPPWATLYETAALLALATGVASAYCYRLKETPALYLPLAAVAIVLLVFSAMSWEANPSLSPALESGWLLIHVPVVILAYAALSVASIASGALIALKALGRGDDRTIKRLDSIAYNLIIAGLALLVLGIVMGAMWAKAAWGAYWSWDPKETWSLITALVYAAYPLARRAGMKPEDSAFIALLGLLAILFTYLGVSYLIPGLHSYA from the coding sequence ATGGAAGAATGGCTTTTGTGGGCGGGCGCGGCGGCGTTCTGTGTCTTTGCCCTATCGACGCTCCTGCTGAAAAAGGGTAAGATACCATCGTATATTTCCTTCGCCGGCTGCCTGCTCGTCATCGGCGCGCTTTTATTGCGCTGGTATACGCTGGGCCGGCCCCCGTGGGCGACTCTCTACGAGACGGCCGCGTTGCTGGCGCTGGCTACGGGCGTCGCTTCCGCTTACTGCTATCGCCTTAAGGAAACGCCCGCGTTGTACCTTCCGCTGGCCGCCGTGGCCATCGTATTGCTGGTATTTTCAGCCATGTCCTGGGAAGCCAACCCGTCGCTCTCGCCGGCGCTTGAGAGCGGCTGGCTGCTCATCCACGTGCCCGTCGTCATCCTGGCGTACGCCGCCTTATCCGTAGCGTCCATCGCCTCCGGCGCCCTCATCGCGCTGAAAGCACTGGGCAGGGGCGACGATAGAACAATAAAAAGGCTCGACTCGATCGCTTACAATCTAATTATCGCGGGGCTGGCATTGCTTGTACTGGGCATCGTCATGGGCGCAATGTGGGCGAAAGCGGCCTGGGGCGCCTACTGGTCATGGGACCCCAAGGAGACCTGGTCGCTCATCACGGCCTTAGTCTATGCGGCTTACCCTCTCGCCCGGCGGGCGGGCATGAAGCCCGAGGACTCGGCGTTCATCGCGCTACTGGGGCTCCTGGCGATACTTTTCACTTACCTGGGCGTATCCTACCTGATACCGGGCCTGCACAGCTACGCTTAA
- a CDS encoding tetratricopeptide repeat protein, which yields MVKATKVTKSGKSARAARSVRAPAKPAKAPRAAGTKLNKASLDEMFRAAVASNESFKATDDDYDRAIEHFNGVIKMLDTIIAVDSNYRDAVNYKGMMLYGCGRISEAIECFELIIKNNPADKEALNNKGICLYGLGRDEEALKCVEAAIAIDKRYADAYMNKAVILCGLGRMEEADRAMRKAKAFETLIG from the coding sequence ATGGTTAAGGCGACGAAGGTCACGAAATCCGGAAAGTCGGCCAGGGCGGCCAGGTCAGTCAGGGCGCCGGCGAAGCCGGCGAAGGCGCCCCGGGCCGCGGGAACGAAGCTCAATAAGGCGAGCCTGGACGAGATGTTCAGGGCGGCCGTCGCCAGTAACGAGTCGTTCAAGGCCACGGACGACGATTATGACCGGGCCATCGAGCACTTTAACGGGGTCATCAAGATGCTGGACACGATCATCGCCGTCGACTCGAACTACCGGGATGCCGTGAATTACAAGGGCATGATGCTTTACGGCTGTGGCCGGATCTCGGAGGCCATCGAATGTTTCGAGCTCATCATCAAGAACAATCCCGCGGATAAGGAAGCGCTGAATAATAAGGGGATCTGCCTCTACGGCCTGGGCCGGGACGAGGAGGCGCTAAAGTGCGTCGAGGCGGCCATCGCCATCGATAAGCGCTATGCCGACGCCTACATGAACAAGGCGGTCATACTCTGCGGCCTCGGCCGCATGGAAGAAGCCGACAGGGCCATGCGCAAGGCGAAGGCGTTCGAGACCCTGATAGGATAA
- a CDS encoding histone family protein, with protein MMKELPVASVDRIIRNAGADRVSEDAKEALASILEDYGMKVSVEAIKLCKHAGRKTVKEEDIKLASQRLI; from the coding sequence ATGATGAAAGAACTTCCCGTAGCTTCAGTTGACAGGATAATAAGGAATGCGGGCGCTGACAGGGTCAGCGAGGACGCAAAGGAGGCGCTGGCATCGATATTAGAGGACTATGGCATGAAAGTTTCCGTAGAAGCTATCAAGCTATGTAAGCATGCCGGCCGTAAGACTGTCAAGGAAGAGGACATAAAGCTGGCCTCGCAAAGGCTGATCTAA
- a CDS encoding 2-dehydropantoate 2-reductase, whose protein sequence is MKISVIGAGALGTFYSAMLSSSGHDVTLVCREKDADILKDGIRVTGAREITAMPSIATATPASDVIFVTVKAYDVAEAVKGICPKPGTIVVVIHNGLGPDETATSILGKGHVAAGVSYSGVTFLEPGRVRLAGYTETVLGSVESEVRGRLGMVRDLLEKAGLRARVADDIRAAQWEKLYANIAINPLTAITAMNNGMLLEVPELKALVAGIVSEAASVSSALGIKTGVDPLENTFKVIRDTSGNRSSMLQDVSRGRRTEIDALNGRVCELGRKTGVPTPYNDAITALIRGIEYKNKVRGR, encoded by the coding sequence ATGAAGATCTCGGTCATCGGAGCCGGAGCGCTGGGCACTTTTTATAGCGCGATGCTCTCCTCGTCGGGGCATGACGTAACCCTCGTCTGCCGGGAGAAGGACGCTGATATCCTGAAGGATGGTATCCGGGTTACTGGCGCCAGGGAAATTACCGCCATGCCATCGATCGCCACCGCAACTCCGGCTTCTGACGTCATCTTCGTCACGGTAAAAGCGTATGACGTCGCGGAGGCCGTAAAAGGCATATGCCCAAAGCCCGGGACGATCGTCGTCGTCATCCACAATGGCCTGGGGCCGGACGAGACGGCCACCTCGATCCTGGGGAAAGGCCACGTGGCCGCCGGCGTTTCATACAGCGGCGTGACGTTCTTAGAGCCAGGCCGGGTGAGGCTGGCGGGCTATACGGAGACCGTCCTGGGATCGGTGGAGTCTGAAGTCCGCGGCAGGCTCGGGATGGTCCGGGACCTGCTGGAAAAGGCCGGCCTGAGGGCGAGGGTGGCGGACGACATCCGGGCGGCGCAGTGGGAAAAGCTGTACGCCAACATCGCCATCAACCCCTTAACGGCCATTACTGCCATGAACAACGGCATGCTCCTCGAAGTGCCGGAGCTCAAGGCGCTGGTCGCCGGCATCGTAAGCGAGGCCGCCTCGGTCTCGAGCGCTTTGGGCATAAAGACGGGCGTCGACCCGCTGGAGAACACCTTCAAAGTGATAAGGGATACTTCAGGTAACCGCTCTTCGATGCTCCAGGACGTTTCGCGGGGCAGGCGTACGGAGATCGATGCGCTGAATGGCAGGGTGTGTGAGCTGGGGCGTAAAACGGGCGTGCCCACGCCGTACAACGATGCGATAACGGCACTGATAAGGGGGATCGAATACAAAAACAAGGTACGGGGCAGATAG
- the hflX gene encoding GTPase HflX, whose product MNSDEKGVLLVKRIQPGTDGSLEELEELAHSAGYEVLGEVTQVRTPDKAFAVGKGKAEEIAELVAELKPEKVVFDEKLSAVQIYNLSKLCKLEVIDRFNLILEIFASRARTKEAKLQVELASLIYERPKARMKVTLARRGEQPGFKGLGRYQADVYESEITGRIAKIQAELDIIRKRQHETRKQRKEKGFDLVALAGYTNAGKSTLMNALVGESVVAKDQLFTTLVPTTRSLQIGQRKALLTDTVGFIKYLPHFMVEAFRSTLEEIYLADVIILVVDVSEPPEAIVDKLVTCHDTMWDEIGPVPVITALNKSDLITQEELEVRKQAIVHLAPNPVVISARTGEGLDELKRKIGKYLPKWASTEVTLPRTEEGLSMLSRLHDEAIVHHVEYDGNTIKANVEARESVLKRLGKLLEGSAPVVNP is encoded by the coding sequence ATGAATAGCGACGAAAAAGGCGTTCTACTAGTAAAGCGGATACAGCCCGGCACGGATGGTAGCCTGGAAGAGCTGGAAGAGCTGGCGCACTCCGCAGGCTATGAAGTGCTCGGCGAAGTGACACAGGTACGTACCCCGGATAAGGCGTTCGCCGTCGGAAAGGGCAAGGCGGAAGAGATAGCGGAACTTGTCGCAGAGCTGAAGCCTGAAAAGGTGGTCTTCGACGAAAAGCTCAGCGCCGTCCAGATCTACAATTTATCGAAGCTCTGCAAGCTCGAGGTCATCGACCGTTTCAATCTCATTCTCGAGATATTCGCCAGCCGGGCCCGGACAAAGGAGGCAAAGCTTCAGGTCGAGCTGGCATCGCTCATCTATGAGCGGCCCAAGGCCCGCATGAAGGTCACGCTGGCCAGGAGGGGCGAACAGCCAGGCTTCAAGGGCCTCGGCCGGTATCAGGCCGACGTCTACGAGAGCGAGATCACGGGCCGGATCGCAAAAATACAGGCCGAGCTGGACATCATCCGAAAACGCCAGCACGAGACGCGGAAGCAGAGGAAGGAAAAGGGCTTCGACCTGGTGGCGCTGGCCGGCTATACGAATGCCGGCAAGAGCACTCTCATGAACGCCCTGGTAGGCGAGTCAGTCGTCGCGAAGGACCAGCTTTTCACCACGCTCGTTCCCACGACCCGGTCGCTCCAGATCGGGCAGCGCAAGGCGCTTCTGACTGACACGGTCGGCTTCATCAAGTACCTGCCGCACTTCATGGTCGAGGCGTTCCGCTCTACGCTCGAGGAGATCTACCTGGCCGACGTCATCATCCTCGTCGTCGACGTGAGCGAACCTCCGGAGGCCATCGTGGACAAGCTTGTCACCTGCCACGATACCATGTGGGACGAGATCGGCCCGGTGCCGGTCATCACGGCCTTAAATAAGAGCGATCTTATTACGCAGGAAGAGCTGGAAGTGCGAAAGCAAGCCATCGTGCACCTTGCCCCTAACCCCGTCGTCATATCGGCGAGGACTGGAGAGGGGCTGGACGAGCTGAAGCGAAAGATCGGGAAGTACCTGCCGAAGTGGGCCTCCACCGAGGTCACGCTGCCCCGCACCGAGGAGGGCTTGTCCATGCTTTCCAGGCTCCACGACGAGGCCATCGTACACCACGTGGAGTACGACGGGAACACGATAAAGGCGAACGTCGAGGCCCGGGAGAGCGTGCTGAAACGTCTGGGGAAGCTTCTCGAAGGCTCGGCACCGGTCGTAAACCCTTAA
- a CDS encoding DUF2209 domain-containing protein, with protein MVVVDISGRHRMADGRYHLVCVAVSAVLSPFDVDKIEDMRICQEKADDVSMDTIVDLIKKACTRFRGTIITEPGEFYNYPEWRVEAILGRKFKYAESVGERKAIEVAHHVSLAVHRMLHE; from the coding sequence GTGGTCGTGGTCGACATTTCGGGCAGGCACAGGATGGCGGACGGGCGCTACCATCTTGTCTGTGTCGCCGTCTCGGCCGTCCTGTCGCCGTTCGACGTCGATAAGATCGAGGACATGCGGATCTGCCAGGAAAAAGCGGACGACGTATCCATGGATACCATTGTCGACCTGATAAAAAAGGCATGCACACGGTTCCGGGGCACAATCATTACGGAGCCCGGCGAGTTCTATAATTACCCGGAGTGGCGGGTGGAGGCCATCCTGGGGAGAAAGTTCAAATACGCGGAAAGCGTGGGCGAAAGAAAGGCCATAGAGGTGGCGCACCACGTTTCGCTGGCCGTCCACAGGATGCTCCATGAATAG
- the thiI gene encoding tRNA uracil 4-sulfurtransferase ThiI — MDFHCVMVRYGEIGIKSEQIRAKYERLLIGNIEAMLRENDIPFDDIVRERGRIFVNSADPRAPDAIARVFGVVSVSPVAVTGTDIKEVRETAAALGRETIGANSSFAIRARRTGEQPYTSQEIGRMCGDAVFEAVRERNPRVDLSDPDHEIFVEMRESQSYVFSKVIKGVGGMPLGSQGKMIALVSGGIDSPVAAWLMMRRGCDLIPAFFNNGMFSDKDYTERAMDTIKKLKAWAPGHSFKVYEVPHGDSLREFIEKGNIKYTCVFCKHMMYKTAVEIARRESAHGLITGSSLGQVASQTSDNLMIEHYLIDFPVYHPLIGLDKNEIVEIARKIGTYDISVRPATCCKAVPKHPSIHGRLEEIARIEAEFDIRALAEKELSGAIVTKL; from the coding sequence ATGGATTTTCACTGCGTCATGGTCCGCTATGGCGAGATCGGCATCAAGAGCGAGCAGATCCGCGCCAAATATGAGCGCCTGCTCATCGGGAACATCGAGGCGATGCTCCGCGAGAATGACATTCCGTTCGACGATATCGTCCGTGAGCGGGGCAGGATATTCGTCAACAGTGCGGACCCGAGAGCTCCGGATGCCATAGCCAGGGTATTTGGCGTCGTCTCCGTGAGCCCCGTGGCTGTAACGGGCACCGATATAAAGGAGGTCCGGGAGACGGCGGCCGCCCTGGGCCGGGAGACCATCGGGGCTAACAGCTCGTTCGCAATCCGGGCCCGCAGGACCGGGGAGCAGCCCTATACGTCGCAGGAGATCGGGCGCATGTGCGGGGACGCGGTCTTCGAGGCCGTCCGGGAGCGTAACCCCCGAGTTGACCTCTCGGATCCGGACCATGAGATATTCGTGGAGATGAGGGAAAGCCAGTCATATGTCTTTTCAAAGGTCATCAAGGGCGTGGGCGGCATGCCGCTGGGCTCCCAGGGAAAGATGATCGCCCTCGTCTCAGGCGGCATCGATTCGCCCGTGGCTGCGTGGCTCATGATGCGACGGGGCTGCGACCTCATACCGGCCTTCTTCAACAACGGCATGTTCTCGGATAAGGATTACACCGAGCGGGCCATGGACACGATAAAAAAACTAAAGGCCTGGGCGCCGGGCCACTCTTTCAAGGTCTACGAGGTGCCCCACGGCGACTCGCTCCGGGAGTTCATCGAGAAAGGCAACATCAAGTATACGTGCGTCTTCTGCAAGCACATGATGTATAAGACGGCCGTCGAGATCGCCAGGCGCGAGAGCGCCCACGGCCTCATCACCGGCTCGTCTCTGGGCCAGGTAGCCTCGCAGACGTCCGATAACCTCATGATCGAGCATTATTTGATCGACTTTCCCGTCTATCATCCTTTGATAGGGCTGGACAAGAATGAGATCGTCGAGATCGCCCGGAAGATCGGCACCTACGATATTTCCGTGCGCCCGGCGACCTGCTGTAAGGCCGTGCCGAAACACCCCTCCATCCATGGGCGGCTCGAGGAGATCGCTAGGATCGAGGCCGAGTTCGACATCAGGGCGCTGGCGGAAAAGGAGCTCTCCGGGGCGATAGTGACGAAACTGTAG
- a CDS encoding signal recognition particle protein Srp54 encodes MVLDNLGSSLKSAIQKLANAGKIDKEVIDEVVKDIQRALIQADVNVKLVMKLSNRIKERALTEAPPAGMDSREHVLRIVYTELVNIIGKATPIALEPQTIMMVGLQGSGKTTTTAKLARFFSRKGLKPAVICADTYRPGAYDQLSQLCEKLGVMFYGERDNKDAVAIVRKGLKETAKYDVRIVDTAGRHALETDLIKEMKDICALTNYTHRFLVLDAAIGQQASEQAMAFNDAVGITGVIITKLDGTAKGGGALSAVSDTNTSIAFIGVGETPDDLERFDPDGFISRLLGMGDLKALVEKANEVLSQKDVDVEKMMTGKFTLNDMYSQLEAINKMGPLKQIMSMLPLGGMGGNITDDMYKVTQDKMQGYRIIMDSMTEAEKEDPKLIGSSRIARIATGSGRSPEDVRELLKYHKMMQKAMKGMKGGGQGNKNLKKIMKQMNIK; translated from the coding sequence ATGGTGCTCGATAACCTCGGGTCTTCGCTTAAGAGCGCGATCCAGAAGCTCGCCAACGCCGGCAAGATCGACAAGGAAGTCATCGATGAGGTAGTGAAGGATATCCAGAGGGCGCTGATTCAGGCCGACGTGAACGTGAAGCTGGTCATGAAGCTCTCCAACCGGATAAAGGAGAGGGCCCTGACCGAGGCGCCCCCGGCCGGCATGGATTCCCGCGAGCACGTGCTCCGCATCGTTTACACGGAGCTTGTCAATATCATCGGCAAGGCGACGCCAATCGCATTAGAGCCACAGACCATAATGATGGTGGGCCTCCAGGGCTCGGGCAAGACCACCACGACCGCCAAGCTGGCGCGCTTCTTCTCCCGCAAGGGCCTCAAGCCAGCGGTCATCTGCGCCGACACGTACAGGCCGGGCGCGTACGATCAGCTAAGCCAATTATGCGAGAAGCTGGGCGTCATGTTCTACGGCGAGCGCGACAACAAGGATGCGGTCGCCATCGTGAGGAAAGGACTAAAGGAGACCGCGAAGTACGACGTCCGCATCGTCGATACAGCAGGCCGCCACGCCCTCGAGACCGATCTCATAAAAGAGATGAAGGATATCTGTGCGCTCACGAATTACACTCACCGTTTCCTCGTTCTGGACGCCGCCATCGGCCAGCAGGCCAGCGAGCAGGCGATGGCGTTCAACGATGCCGTCGGGATCACGGGCGTGATCATCACCAAGCTTGACGGCACGGCAAAGGGCGGCGGCGCCCTCTCCGCCGTGTCGGACACGAACACGTCCATCGCCTTCATCGGCGTGGGCGAGACGCCGGACGACCTGGAGCGCTTTGACCCGGACGGATTTATTTCGAGGCTGCTGGGCATGGGCGACCTGAAGGCGCTCGTGGAGAAGGCCAACGAGGTCCTGTCGCAAAAAGACGTGGACGTCGAAAAGATGATGACGGGCAAGTTCACGCTGAACGACATGTACTCCCAGCTCGAGGCCATCAACAAGATGGGGCCCCTGAAGCAGATCATGTCGATGCTGCCGCTGGGCGGCATGGGTGGGAACATAACCGACGACATGTATAAGGTGACCCAGGATAAGATGCAGGGCTACCGTATCATCATGGACTCGATGACCGAGGCGGAAAAAGAGGACCCGAAGCTCATAGGGAGCAGCCGCATCGCCCGCATCGCCACTGGCTCGGGCAGGTCGCCCGAGGACGTGCGGGAGCTCTTAAAGTACCATAAGATGATGCAGAAGGCCATGAAGGGAATGAAGGGCGGCGGCCAGGGCAACAAGAACCTGAAGAAGATAATGAAGCAGATGAACATAAAATAA
- the trmY gene encoding tRNA (pseudouridine(54)-N(1))-methyltransferase TrmY, translating to MRTFVIVAHKAVTTPKFSLNDLPGGAGRMDIIARCINASLFLSHDLRRDVDTYAVLLGDPSPPVTVRFNGEKVRYLSPDERSAAALIKKALEKGAPATGEEESTPGVYISKRSFADLVDSLGSIVYLHEDGEDIRNIELTGDEAYVLSDHQNLTPEEEAVLEKKGARKVSLGKKLYHADHCIVMANHELDLRNI from the coding sequence ATGCGGACTTTCGTCATCGTGGCCCATAAGGCCGTTACCACGCCCAAATTTTCATTAAATGATCTGCCCGGCGGCGCCGGCCGTATGGACATCATCGCCCGGTGCATCAACGCGTCCCTCTTTTTATCGCACGACCTGCGACGGGATGTGGACACATATGCGGTCCTGCTAGGCGATCCGAGTCCGCCGGTCACCGTCCGCTTCAACGGCGAGAAGGTCCGCTACCTCAGCCCCGACGAGCGCAGCGCGGCCGCCCTTATCAAGAAAGCGCTGGAGAAAGGCGCACCTGCCACGGGCGAAGAGGAGTCCACTCCCGGCGTTTATATCTCGAAGCGCTCTTTCGCGGACCTGGTCGATAGTCTCGGCAGCATCGTCTACCTGCACGAGGATGGCGAGGACATCCGGAACATCGAGCTTACGGGCGACGAGGCCTACGTGCTGAGCGACCACCAGAACCTGACGCCTGAGGAAGAGGCCGTCCTGGAGAAAAAAGGCGCCCGGAAGGTCAGCCTGGGTAAAAAGCTGTACCACGCCGACCACTGCATCGTCATGGCCAACCACGAGCTCGACCTTCGGAATATATAA
- a CDS encoding cation:proton antiporter translates to MLSTSLLLSIMLILAVGKVLGIVAERVGLPSLVGELMTGIILGPMVLGIIQPAAAGTEDPLRFLADLGIIFMMFLMGLSIDIESVFKTSARSATSITLLGAAIVFALSTLIMVGVGLALGQSIYFSAIQGLIIGIGLTSTSTVIGFRYLTDIGDRFSNVFKTLVAVEVTDGIFSIMALAVLISVVGIISAASPGSSFDTNGFMSEIGWSTFKLFLLILGFIIFVVKFGGVVTDTLLGISRKSGSDQSIITLSLIVLFAVATMSDWLGLTYVIGAFLAGAILAGSQYSSTIIEPRIKAVGYGLFIPIFFAYTGITMDFRALLQGPWLVLSGTSIGVPVYLLLFLGLLATVMGGKYIGTIAGCSLSGGYKSNEPRRIGFSLMCAGEDALVIGGIGTSVVLNGSPLVTPELLSVIGLVVIVSSLIAPVFIKRSYEDESYSSPIAPRTKASLGGKPKGRVKGL, encoded by the coding sequence GTGCTATCGACGAGTCTTCTACTATCGATAATGCTCATTCTTGCCGTCGGAAAGGTCCTGGGTATCGTAGCCGAGCGTGTCGGCCTTCCCTCTCTGGTGGGCGAATTAATGACCGGCATCATCCTGGGCCCAATGGTTCTCGGCATCATCCAGCCTGCGGCCGCCGGGACCGAGGACCCGCTCCGGTTCCTGGCGGACCTGGGCATCATCTTCATGATGTTCCTGATGGGCCTGTCGATCGACATCGAGAGCGTCTTCAAGACCAGCGCCAGGAGCGCCACTTCCATCACGCTCCTGGGAGCCGCCATCGTATTTGCACTCTCCACCCTCATTATGGTCGGCGTGGGCCTCGCCCTCGGGCAGAGCATCTATTTCTCGGCCATCCAGGGCCTGATCATCGGCATTGGCCTGACGTCGACCTCCACGGTCATCGGTTTCCGCTATCTGACGGATATCGGGGACCGCTTCTCGAACGTTTTCAAGACGCTGGTGGCGGTCGAGGTCACGGACGGCATCTTCTCGATAATGGCCCTGGCCGTGCTCATCTCAGTCGTGGGCATCATCTCCGCGGCCTCCCCCGGCAGTTCCTTCGACACGAACGGGTTCATGTCGGAGATCGGCTGGTCCACCTTCAAGCTGTTCCTGCTGATACTGGGCTTCATCATCTTTGTCGTAAAGTTCGGCGGCGTGGTCACGGACACGCTGCTGGGCATCTCCCGGAAGAGCGGCAGCGATCAATCTATTATCACGCTCTCGCTGATCGTGCTGTTCGCCGTGGCCACGATGAGCGACTGGCTGGGCCTGACGTACGTCATCGGCGCGTTCCTGGCGGGCGCCATCCTGGCGGGCTCCCAGTATAGCAGCACGATAATCGAGCCGAGGATCAAGGCGGTCGGCTATGGCCTGTTCATCCCCATCTTCTTCGCATATACGGGCATTACGATGGACTTCCGCGCCCTGCTGCAGGGCCCATGGCTGGTGCTTTCGGGTACGAGCATCGGCGTTCCGGTCTATTTGCTGCTGTTCCTGGGCCTGCTGGCCACGGTGATGGGCGGCAAGTATATCGGCACGATCGCGGGATGCTCCCTTTCGGGCGGCTATAAGAGCAATGAGCCGAGGCGTATCGGCTTTTCGCTGATGTGCGCCGGCGAGGACGCTTTAGTGATCGGAGGCATCGGCACCTCGGTGGTGCTTAACGGCTCGCCGCTGGTCACGCCGGAGCTGCTGTCGGTCATTGGCCTGGTGGTCATCGTATCGTCATTAATAGCCCCGGTTTTCATTAAGCGCTCGTATGAGGATGAGAGCTATTCGTCGCCTATTGCTCCCCGGACGAAGGCCAGCCTCGGCGGCAAGCCGAAAGGCCGCGTTAAGGGGCTTTGA
- a CDS encoding DUF1328 family protein produces the protein MDGLIWLAVLFLVLALVAYILGARGIAGFSMEIARWLVIIFVILAIIVFLFGGRVFLPAPLFLNG, from the coding sequence ATGGATGGTCTCATCTGGCTGGCAGTACTGTTCCTGGTACTGGCTTTGGTCGCCTACATCCTCGGCGCGAGAGGCATTGCCGGGTTTAGCATGGAGATCGCAAGGTGGCTTGTGATAATCTTCGTTATCCTGGCGATCATCGTGTTCCTGTTCGGAGGCAGGGTGTTCTTACCGGCGCCCCTCTTTCTGAACGGCTAG